CTTCCACACTTTTAGAAAATTCACGCACCAGGTAGGACCCTGGCGTCCAGACTGGCATTTTAACATCTATATAATCCTTGCTTAAACCAGAAATATTCATTTCAATTTCTGCATAATGAGCTTGTGGTTCTTTAAAACTAACCTCAAACCCAATTTTTACCTGTGATTTTGCTGTCATACTTACTGCAAGTAACGTTATTATTCCTAAAATTGCATTCTTCATATCTCAATATTTATTCCTGGCATTATTTAGCCCAAACTTAGGTAAAAGTGTGTAAAAAGGCGTCCCTAATGTTAACTTTTAAGCTTTTTGTCCAATTATTGAGCTTTTCCCACCCATAGCCAAAGTTGACAAGGGGTTGACAGGGGGTTGACAAGGGGTTGGTAAGGGGTTGGCATACCCTAAAAGCTACTCAACCCCCTCTTATGCACTTACCAAAGCTTTGTTAATTCAAGTCATGGGATTGAACTTCTATGAGATTTGTAAAAGCAATGAAAAAAGTAGCAAAAAACAACGGAAAAAAATAAATAAAACAATTAAGCTGTAACACACTTAATACAAGTAATTTTGAATGAATTAAATATTTTTGCTGATAGGTTATACACACAGTTAAACAACAAAACACACCAAATGAAACTTAGATATGTTATATATGGACTGATCGCCATAGCGGTTGCTTACCTGGTATTTTACCGTATTTCTGCCAATAAAAAATTAGCCGAAGATGGTGCAGGAGGCGGCAAAGGCAAAGCTGGTCCCGCAAAAGGTTTACAGGTAGACGGAATCGTTGTTAATACTATTGATTTTGAGAACTTCCTGGACATCACCGGCACCATCGAAGCCAATGAAGCGGTAGCGCTAAGAGCGGAAGTATCTGGCTTGGTCACCAAAATTAATTTTCAGGAAGGTAGTAATGTCAGCAAAGGACAACTCCTGGTAAAGATCAATGACAGAGATATCCAGGCACAATTGCAAGATGCCCTGACGAAGGAACGCTTATCGGCCACAAACGAAAACAGATCTAAACAGCTTTTACAAAAAGGTGCAATTAGCCAGGAAGAATACGATACTTCTCTTGCAGACCTGCAATCCCTAAAATCTCAGGCGCAGCTCATCCGCGCGCAATTGGCCAAAACGTCTATCTATGCCCCATTTAGTGGTAAAATAGGCTTACGTGCAATTTCAACTGGCGAATATTTAACACCCAGCACAACAATTGCCAATCTGGCCAGCATCAACCCTGTGAAAGTGAGCTTTTCCATACCTGAAAAATATAATGGCCAAATCACATCAGGATCAGAGATTTCTTTTACAACAGATGGTTTAAACAAAACCTATACGGCTAAAGTTTTTGCCATTGAACCCGGCATCAATACACAAACACGCACCTTACAAATCAAAGCCCTTACCGCCAATCCAGGTGGAGAACTCCTTCCAGGGGCCTTCGCTAAAATAAAAGTAGCATTAAATACAGCTAAGGGCGCAATTTTAATTCCCAATGAGGCCATTATTCCAGTACTAAAGGGCAAAACCGTTTTTATCAGCAAACAGGGAAAGGCGCAGCAGATTCCTGTTGAAGCAGGCACCAGAACAGATGAAAAAATTGTGATTACAAAAGGGTTGAAAGTAGGCGATACGGTATTGACAACAGGTGCCATGGCCTTAAAAAACGATGCCCCTGTAAAAGTAACTGTGGTTAAAAATTAGCATTTATGAGTATTTCAACCACCAGTATAAAGCGGCCGGTATTGGCCATTGTCATGAATTTAGCCATTCTCCTATTTGGGGTTATCGGCTATAATTTCCTGGGCGTAAGAGAGTTCCCAAACATAGACCCAACTGTAGTCTCTGTGCG
The nucleotide sequence above comes from Pedobacter sp. MC2016-14. Encoded proteins:
- a CDS encoding efflux RND transporter periplasmic adaptor subunit, whose amino-acid sequence is MKLRYVIYGLIAIAVAYLVFYRISANKKLAEDGAGGGKGKAGPAKGLQVDGIVVNTIDFENFLDITGTIEANEAVALRAEVSGLVTKINFQEGSNVSKGQLLVKINDRDIQAQLQDALTKERLSATNENRSKQLLQKGAISQEEYDTSLADLQSLKSQAQLIRAQLAKTSIYAPFSGKIGLRAISTGEYLTPSTTIANLASINPVKVSFSIPEKYNGQITSGSEISFTTDGLNKTYTAKVFAIEPGINTQTRTLQIKALTANPGGELLPGAFAKIKVALNTAKGAILIPNEAIIPVLKGKTVFISKQGKAQQIPVEAGTRTDEKIVITKGLKVGDTVLTTGAMALKNDAPVKVTVVKN